Below is a window of Acidobacteriota bacterium DNA.
TGCCGCCGGTCGCCCAGCGGAAGGGTGCCCAAGAGCGTCAGTTCCACCGCCGGGCTGTCCGCGCCACCCAGCGGAGTGCCATTCAAGCGGCGCAAAGCCCAGGCCGTCGCGACGATCAAGCCGACAATCAGCAACAACGCGCCCACCGTGCGCAACAGCAATCCGCCCGCGCTGGGCGCACTTTCCGGCGGAGCTTCGGCGGGTGGCGTCATAAACGGGAGCCGTTCGTAGTTTTCCTGTCCGGGTGCGGCTGGCGCTGGCTGGGCGCTGGCGCAGGGCAGACAACCGCCGCAGAGCAGCACGCTCAGCAGAATGTATCTCAGCCAGCGGCGGTTCACACACATCAGCGTTCCTCGGCGATGATTTCATTGATGCGGACGCCGGTGCGGTCTTCGATCATGATGATCTCGCCGCGCGCGATGCGTTTGCCGCCTGCCATCAGGTCAACGCCTTCGCCCGTCGAGCGCGGCAAT
It encodes the following:
- a CDS encoding flagellar biosynthetic protein FliO, whose protein sequence is MCVNRRWLRYILLSVLLCGGCLPCASAQPAPAAPGQENYERLPFMTPPAEAPPESAPSAGGLLLRTVGALLLIVGLIVATAWALRRLNGTPLGGADSPAVELTLLGTLPLGDRRQLAAVRFGDQLLLIGSTAQALTLLAARTERPLSYTPPRRSVADLLAEEEPRNFARALTLADERLRQQSNIDAHDGMQPAGNDQ